One part of the Methanosphaera cuniculi genome encodes these proteins:
- the frhA gene encoding coenzyme F420 hydrogenase subunit alpha — MSETIVISPTTRQEGHAELSMEVDEEGIVTTGRYFSITPVRGLEKMVVGKRPETAPILVQRICGVCPVTHTLASVEAIDDSLKIDIPKNAKYLREMCLNAHIINSHAIHQFLIAPDYVPEDQRDDVIRNVSEIRKHSQFVEDIVGGEGIHPSDIRIGGMAHNITKNAKNKVKTRIQGMMNLLKEHVEMMATFIEEKELPKHLGEHKQPVFASSNTYGSNTAYSMQDIEEILPESWYDTEKIGKRACTQIPLYRGEVVETGPRARAEKFRKFKERGTKAQNLARAEEMITAANRILELVDQLDTSASVMAKFEIKGTDHMGVGFIEGPRGTNIHTAKVSPEGYISDYRAIVPTTWNIPTMGLATEGFHHDYAPDVIRGYDPCLSCATHMIVRDDETKEVLKNEMIQL; from the coding sequence GTGAGTGAAACAATAGTAATATCCCCTACCACCAGACAAGAGGGACATGCAGAACTATCAATGGAAGTTGATGAAGAAGGAATCGTAACTACAGGACGCTATTTTAGTATCACACCAGTACGTGGACTAGAAAAAATGGTAGTTGGAAAAAGACCAGAAACAGCACCAATACTTGTACAAAGAATATGTGGAGTATGTCCAGTAACACATACCCTTGCATCAGTAGAAGCAATAGATGATTCTCTAAAAATAGACATACCAAAAAATGCAAAATACCTACGTGAAATGTGTCTAAATGCACACATCATAAATTCACATGCAATACACCAATTTCTAATAGCACCTGACTATGTACCAGAAGATCAAAGGGATGATGTAATACGAAACGTATCAGAAATAAGAAAACACTCCCAATTTGTAGAAGACATAGTAGGTGGTGAAGGAATACACCCATCAGATATAAGAATTGGTGGAATGGCACATAACATAACCAAAAATGCAAAAAACAAAGTAAAAACTAGAATCCAAGGAATGATGAATTTACTTAAAGAACATGTAGAAATGATGGCAACCTTCATTGAAGAAAAAGAACTACCAAAACATCTAGGAGAACATAAACAACCTGTATTTGCATCATCAAACACCTATGGATCTAACACAGCATACTCAATGCAAGATATTGAAGAAATACTACCAGAATCCTGGTATGACACAGAAAAAATTGGAAAACGAGCATGTACACAAATACCACTATATCGTGGAGAAGTAGTTGAAACAGGACCAAGAGCAAGAGCAGAAAAATTCAGAAAATTCAAAGAACGAGGAACAAAAGCACAAAACCTAGCACGTGCAGAAGAAATGATAACTGCTGCTAATAGAATACTAGAACTAGTAGATCAACTAGATACATCAGCATCTGTAATGGCAAAATTCGAAATAAAAGGAACAGACCATATGGGAGTAGGATTTATAGAAGGACCACGTGGAACAAATATACATACAGCAAAAGTATCACCAGAAGGATATATCTCAGATTACCGTGCAATTGTACCAACAACATGGAACATACCAACCATGGGACTTGCAACAGAAGGATTCCACCATGATTATGCACCAGATGTAATACGAGGATATGACCCATGTCTTTCTTGTGCAACACACATGATAGTACGTGATGATGAAACCAAAGAAGTACTTAAAAATGAAATGATACAATTATAA